The Drosophila sechellia strain sech25 chromosome 2R, ASM438219v1, whole genome shotgun sequence nucleotide sequence CTCGTCGAAAACTGAAGATGCTCCCCTGTTCCCGCCCGCAAAACCAGGAAAACGAGTTGACTATGGGACAAACAACACATTGGAGCTGCTGGAGCGGATTCCCAGCCAGGTGGTGGATCTCAAGCTGGACGATGTGCTGACAGCCGTCAAGGAAGTGGATAACCTCTGCGACTATCCGCGCTGCAAGACCAAAACCAGCCTGATGGGCCAGGACTGTCAGCATTGCAAGAAGAGATTCTGCTTCAAGCACGGACTGCCAGAGGTGCACGGATGTGGCGAGGAGATCAAGCGGGACGAGCGCAAGAAGT carries:
- the LOC6609380 gene encoding DNA-binding protein SMUBP-2; its protein translation is MADDPNKPSTSSKTEDAPLFPPAKPGKRVDYGTNNTLELLERIPSQVVDLKLDDVLTAVKEVDNLCDYPRCKTKTSLMGQDCQHCKKRFCFKHGLPEVHGCGEEIKRDERKKFLHPKPAKTIRQEEDVKNAKKRLDAKLKEMQLGRTQKATGGGSKKKNAK